ATTATATCATGCTCGTGGTGGGTTGCATCTTTTTATATCTTGGCACCGCCAAAAAATATGAGCCTTTGCTGCTGATTCCTATCGGCTTTGGTATCTTGGTGGGCAATATTCCCTTTTTCAAAGGCTTTGGCATCGGTATCTATGAACCCAACAGTGTTTTGCACTATCTTTACTTTGGGGTTACCACCGGTGTTTATCCATCAATCGTTTTTATGGGCTTGGGCGCCATGACCGATTTTTCATCCTTGCTGGCCCAGCCCAAGTTAATGCTTCTGGGGGCTGCCGCCCAGATGGGAATTTATTTTACCCTGCTGGGGGCCCTGTTTTTCGGGTTCGCCCCCAAAGAAGCGGCTTCAATTGCGATTATCGGTGGCGCTGACGGTCCGACATCCATTTTTTTAACCGCCAAACTGGCGCCGCACCTCATCGGCCCAATTGCCATCGCCGCCTATTCCTACATGGCATTGATACCGGTTATCCAACCACCGATCATGCGTTTGCTGACGACCAAAAAGGAACGGCTGATTAAAATGCCGCCCGCCAGAGCCGTCTCCAAAAAAGAGCTGCTCATATTTCCGGTAGCAGGGGTTTTGCTGTGCTGTTTTCTGGCGCCCACCGCACTGCCGTTGCTGGGGATGCTGTTTCTAGGCAACTTCATCAAAGAATGCGGCGTTGTCAATCGTCTTGCCAATACCGCCCAATCCGCTATTATTGATACGGCCACCATCTTCCTGGGTTTCACGGTGGGCTGCAGCACCCAAGCGGATGTCTTTTTAACCCCAAAATCTCTTGGCATTTTCTTTCTGGGTGCCGTGGCATTCTCCATTGCCACTGCATCAGGTCTGATTTTTGCCAAAATAATGAATCTATTTCTGAAGCAAAAAATTAATCCTCTGCTGGGCGCAGCCGGCGTATCCGCGGTGCCCGGTTCCGCCCGCGAAGTCCATTTGATGGGCTTGAAAGAGGATCCCAATAATTTTTTGCTGATGCATGGGATGGCATGCAATTCATCGGGTGTGATTGGCTCGGCCATTTGCGCCGGAATTCTGTGGAGTTTCTTTGTTTGATTTGACTTTCGGTGTTTTCACCACAAAGACACAAAGATCACGAAGGTCACAAAAAATTTTCTTTATCAATTTTCGCTGCAACCTCACAGCCCGTGAGGAATTAAAGCAATCATCATAATAAAAAAGCTCGCCCAATGGGCGAGCTTTTTTATTTGCCGGATATTTTTTATCTATCTTCTGACCTCTGCCTGCGGCGCCGAAGTCTTTAGGCGAAGGCGGGTTCTCTGTCTTCTGACCTCAGTAAAACTACTGATGGGTGGGGATGTCCTTGATGCAGCGGAATCCCATCCAGTGAGCGCCGTTTACGGGATCCTCCGGAGTCCAACGGCAAGTAACGCGCACAAAAGTCGCCGTGCCTAAAAAACACCCCCCCCGCATGGGCAGATGTTCATCCAACCAGCGGCCTTCGCACATTTCCCAAACATTGCCACACATATCATAACAACCATATGGACTGATTCCCTGATCAAAGACGCCAATTTCTGATGTGTGGCCCAGCCCGTATTCATTTGAATTGCAGCGTTCGGGTAAAAAATCCTGTCCCCAGGACCACCAGCGGCCATCTGTACCGCGACCGGCTTTTTCCCACTGTTCCTCGGTAGGAAGTGTCTTTCCGGCCCATTTGGCATATGCGCGGGCATCATCCCAGCCCACAAATACCACCGGCCGCATCGGCTGCCCCCAGATGGGGTGCTGGAGCAAAATGGGTTCGCGGTGACCAGTTGCCTTGATAAAGTTTTGATACTGGAAGTTGGTGACGGGATAGCGATCGATATAAAAATCCGTTAGATAAATTCTACGGGCGGGAACCTCGGAGGCAAAAACAGGATTTTCTTGTTTGTCCAGCAAGAATATCTGGTCCAATTCGGCTTCAGTTATTCCTTTGGTAAAATCGCCGGCAGGCACCCTAACCATCTCGGCCCTATCAATCGGAGCAAGAAGGGTTTCGGGCAAAGAGCCGCTGCCGATGGTTTCTTTTATGTTCCAGCGGGTTTCCATGGTAGAGACTGGTATTGGTTGTCGAAAATTGGCAAATGGATTTCGGGTTCCTGATTCGAATCGCTATGCATAACCGACATTCATACCCCGTATCATCATCCGCAATTCAAAATAAAAGATTAGGTTCTTCCTTCTTTGTCCAACAAATCCTTGTACCAGCAGGAAAATTCAAACATTGCCAGAAAATAATCGTCTTCGTTTACGATACCCAGGGCAAGATCCAATACACCGCGACCGTATGAATTACTGTATTCTTCTGAACTGCGTGATTGCAAAAACTCTCTGACCAGCATCTGGGTGGTCCGTTTGGTTTTGTCCTTGCGAATGTCAATCGGATCTTTGGGTTCTTCAAACGGATCCCATTTATCATACCCTTTTTTTAAAATATGCTTCTGGCGCCGGGCGGACATACTTTCAAAGACGGCCCGCTTCCGCTTTTCGACCTCTTCAGGAGAAAATTCGCTCATAGGGTTCTCCTCTTGCGTTTTTTTCGGGGTGGCGGTTCGGCGGCTTTCTCCTCACCGATTCCCATATACTCATCATCATATACCGTGAGCAAGGCCATGGACAGCGGTACCAGCATGTCCGCCAGTTTTACATACCTGGATTTAAGATCCCGGATCAATTCCGCCGACAGTTTCTGGAGTTGATTGTGGATGACATCCAGGTTCACCGTCGGGTACTGTTCTCCTTCTTTAAATTCGGATTTGCCGCAGGTGTGACCCTGCCCTCCAATAGCTGTGGGTATACCATAAAAACGACAGGTCAAGGGACGATTATCGTATAGATCACACAAATCATCTGCGTTTAAAAGCGGGCAGCGCACGCGCTCCAGGGCCAGTTCGGCAAGAATCTTGTCTTCGCTTTTGCCGTTCTGCAGATCTTTGTATGCTTGGCGCTTAAGTTTGTGTACCCTGCGATCAGCCTGATTGGCTTTTTCCAAAAGATCCGCTTTCTGGCCGCCTTTGACCTTCTCGTTAAACTTATGATTGATGTAAAGGGCTTCAATCAAGGTTAAATCGAATAAAGCATGGCAACAATCCGCACATTTTTCCTCACATTTTACACATTCTGCGTATGCCTGTTGCACGCGTTCAAATGCTTCGTCGCCTTTTGAAACCAGGGCCTCATACTTATCAAAATAGGGTGTAAAATCAAAATCCATGGATAGTTTTATCTCCTTTGGTGAATCATATAAGCATTTCGATTAAACCATACAATGGTCGCTGTTAAGATACAAGTGCCTAAAATTTATTATGATCTAATCCACCACAACAAAGGCGGATAAAAATGCCTAAAATTAAGGCTGGACTCAATATTTTTTAAATTTAGGCATTTTAGCTCATTTTAGTTCAATTTAGGCATTTCCAAATGTTTCACGTGAAACATTAACTATTTTCCCACACAAAATCGGCTAAAAATCTGATCCAGCACATCCACTTTGACATTATCACCACTGATAACCCCCAGCGCATCGATGGCTTCCTGCAGGTGAATTGCCATCAAGTCGCTGGAGGTATTGTTTTGTAGCGCTTCAATGACCGTTTCCGTAGCCGATAAGCTGGTTTCCAACAGCATTTTATGCCTTAAATTAGGGACAACCGTAGCGGTTACATCCAGCGGATTTTTTCCACCAGCCAGCTGAATCATTTTGTCTTTAAGCTGGTCTATTCCCTGGTCGTAAAGAGCTGAAATAAATACCCGATCATCAAATTGCCACTTGTCCGGAAGCGCTGCCGGGCTGTCTTGTTGTATCAGATCTTTTTTGTTCAACACCAAAATGATGCGTTTGGACTTGATCTTCTCATAGATCAAATAATCATCCGAGCCCAAAGGACAATGGGATTCAACCATAAAAAGGACCAGATCAGACCCATTGACATGCTCGATTGTTTTTTCAATTCCAATTTTTTCAATGGGGTTATCAGTTGGATGGACGCCGGCCGTATCGCTGATGATCACGGGTATGCCCTGCAGGCTGAGGGTTTCTTCGATAATATCCCGGGTGGTTCCGGGCATATCGGTAACAATGGCACGATCCTTTTTGACCAGCTGATTTAGCAGGCTGGATTTGCCCACGTTGGGCCTGCCAACCACAGCCACCGATATGCCATCTCTGAAAACATGGGCATCAATATAATTTTGGATCAGGCCTTTAAGAGGCGCCAAAACGTCTTTTTGAAGTACTTTGACGGTGTTATCGGGGTTGACCAGGTCGTCAACCTCATCCGGAAAATCAATGGCAGCTTCCACCTGAGTCAAGAGTCCGATAAGGCTGTTTCTGGACATTGCTACCCGCTCTTTTAGCTTCCCGCTGATTTGAGCCGCAGCCAGCTCCAGATTTTTTTGGGTTCGGGCATTGATGACATCGATGACCGCTTCAGCCTGGGTCAGATCGATGCGCCCATTCAGAAATGCCCGACGGGTGAACTCCCCCGGTTCAGCCAAACGCGCGCCCTTGCTTAAAACCAGGCCTAAAATCGACTGCAGTACCACGGCACCGCCGTGGGCATTGATTTCGACCACATCTTCACGGGTATAGGTTTGCGGCGCCTTCATGGCCGACACCAATACTTCGTCTAACAACCGACCGTCATCCGGATCAATGATGTGCCCGTAGTAAAGGCGATGGGTTTCAAATCGAAATGATCGCGTTTCAGGGGACTGTCGGTTTTGACCTGCATACTGTTTCAGGGAACTTTTTTGCGGTCTAAAAATAGCCTGTGCAATCACAAACGCATCATTGCCGGATATCTTGACAATGCCGATGCCACCCTGGCCAGCAGGTGTGGCGATGGCCGCAATGGTATCAGAATGTGGTATCATAAGCTTTCAACCGAGGAATGCCCTTCCATTTTGGGCCATTTGGGCTGTACCAGCACAGCTGGCAGCAGATTTGAGATGTCAGCGGACATCCTTCTGGACAACAAAGCCCATCAGCAGGAATACAGTTGTTCGGGGCCTACATCCATTTTTCTGGAGGGATAGCGCTATCGGCCGAAGTGTTGGCTTGCCTACTCCCTATTGTCGTGCGGCATTCCTTTTCTGGGGGAAGATCACCAGTTTTCTTAAAGGACCTTCTCCCCGGCTGCGGGTTTGAACAGCCGAAAAATCTTGTAGCGCAAGGTGAACAATTCTGCGGTCATAGGCATTCATGGGGCCCAGTGTCATGGGCTTACCGATTTTTTTGGATTTTTCGGCCAGTCGCAAAGCCATCTTTTCCAAATTTTCCTTGCGGGTTTCCAGATAACCTTCAATATCCACCAGGACCCGGGTTCGGCTTTGATTGTGCTTGTTGACCACTTTATGGACGATGGCCTGAATGGCATCCAGGGTTTGACCGCGCTTGCCGATCAAAACGCCGGCATTACCACCATTGACATTGAAACATATTCGATCATCAACTTTCTCAACCGAGATTTTCGCATCCGAGGTTATGGCGTCCACGATACGCCTTAAGACGAGCCGGCCCATTTCAGCAGGGTCATCCGGAAAAGCATAAAGCGTTTGGCCGTTATCGCTTTGGTCAGTTGTTCTACCGTTATTGCTTGAATCCATCTCGGCTGAATCCACAGTGGCGCCGTAAGCAACCGCTTCAGGGCTACTGTCAGCAACGGATGTGTCTTTAGCTTCAGATGCCAGGGTATCTTCCGGCAGCTGAACCCGAATTTTAGCTTTTCTGGCACCGGTCAAACCGAATATGCCGCTGGATCCGTAGGAGAGCACTTCGTACTTTAACTCATCTTTCGGCAGTTTGAGCTCTGTACTGGCCCGCTCGACGGCCTTGTCTAGGTTTTTGCCTTTGAATTCCAGCTTGGTTGACATATAAAACCTCCGTAATCAGGCATATTTTTTCTGAGTATAGTATTGCTGGGCAATCGATAAAATGTTGTTCACCAGCCAGTAAAGCACCAGACCGGATGAAAAATTAATAAAAATGACCGTAAATATAATGGGCATAAACATCATCATCTTTGCCTGGGTGGCATCCCCCATCGGTGGTGACATTTTTTGCTGAAGCAGCATACTGGCACCCATAATAACCGTCAAAACAGGGATGCCGTATGGCGGCTCCATAAAGGGTATGCTAAAGTTAAAATTAAATAAACGGTCCGGTGCTGACAGGTCATTTATCCAGAGAAAAAAGGGCGCATGCCGCAGTTCAATAGCCTGGTAGAGCATGCGATACAGAGCAAAAAATACCGGCAGCTGAACAATCATGGGCAGACAGCCGCCCAGCGGATTAATTTTGTAAGTTTTATAAAGACCCATGAGCTCCTGGTTCTGGCGCTGTTTGTCATCTTTGTATTTTTCACGGATCTCTTTCATCAGCGGCTGCAGTCTTTTCATCTCGCTCATGGATTTGTAGCTTTTCTGTCCAAGGGGCCACAGCAAGGCCTTGACCAAAACGGTTAGAACAATGATGGCCACCCCATAATTGGGGATTACGCTGTAAAACAGATTTAGAAGCCACAGACACGGTCTGGCAATAAAATCAAACCAGCCAAAATCAATTAGCTTTTCCAGATTATTGCCCACTGTTTTCAAATAGCTGATGCGTTTCGGGCCGATGAACAAATCATATTTATATGTGTACTGGTTGCCGGGCGGTATGGCTTTTTCCGGCTGCTGATACTGGGCAGCGACAAATTTATCAGATTTCAAGGCCAGAAATAATCGGGCTTCTTCGATCTGTTCGGGAATCAGCCCGGACATAAAATAACGGCTTTGAATCGCAATCCATTTAATTCGGCCGTCAAAGGTATTCTCATCTTCAATATTTTTAATCTTGATTTGCTGGAGTTCATCGTTGATCAACGCACTGGGGCCTTGAAACGAATACATGCGTTTGTCAGAGGGTGTCTTGCCGTTTATGCCAACCCACAGCCTGTCCTGAATGCTGCTTGCAGAACCATTTTTAACCGACACATTCAGGCCAATGACATATGAATTGGGGTCAAAGCGGTATGTTTTCTGAATCACGACGCCTTTGGGCGAACGCCATAAAAAGGAGAGATCGCGCGCAGCTTGACTTACCGTCAGCTGATCAGCAGTCAAGTCCGTGCTGAAAACCGCTTTATCAAGCCCGGCAACGCTTTGGCCGAGAAATCCCAGTTGGCCAACGCCCTGGGTCTGGTCGTTTGTCAACACCTGTTTTAACGGTGCATCTCGCTGGACGCGTTCGCGATAGTTTTTGAGAAGCAAGCTGTAAACAACCGCCCCACTCTCAGATATTTTTGCTTCATATAGCGGTGTCTGAATGGTTATGGTTCTTGCG
Above is a genomic segment from Desulfobacterales bacterium containing:
- the mnmE gene encoding tRNA uridine-5-carboxymethylaminomethyl(34) synthesis GTPase MnmE, which produces MIPHSDTIAAIATPAGQGGIGIVKISGNDAFVIAQAIFRPQKSSLKQYAGQNRQSPETRSFRFETHRLYYGHIIDPDDGRLLDEVLVSAMKAPQTYTREDVVEINAHGGAVVLQSILGLVLSKGARLAEPGEFTRRAFLNGRIDLTQAEAVIDVINARTQKNLELAAAQISGKLKERVAMSRNSLIGLLTQVEAAIDFPDEVDDLVNPDNTVKVLQKDVLAPLKGLIQNYIDAHVFRDGISVAVVGRPNVGKSSLLNQLVKKDRAIVTDMPGTTRDIIEETLSLQGIPVIISDTAGVHPTDNPIEKIGIEKTIEHVNGSDLVLFMVESHCPLGSDDYLIYEKIKSKRIILVLNKKDLIQQDSPAALPDKWQFDDRVFISALYDQGIDQLKDKMIQLAGGKNPLDVTATVVPNLRHKMLLETSLSATETVIEALQNNTSSDLMAIHLQEAIDALGVISGDNVKVDVLDQIFSRFCVGK
- a CDS encoding sodium ion-translocating decarboxylase subunit beta — translated: MFDLLLQFLANTGYALADYRNYIMLVVGCIFLYLGTAKKYEPLLLIPIGFGILVGNIPFFKGFGIGIYEPNSVLHYLYFGVTTGVYPSIVFMGLGAMTDFSSLLAQPKLMLLGAAAQMGIYFTLLGALFFGFAPKEAASIAIIGGADGPTSIFLTAKLAPHLIGPIAIAAYSYMALIPVIQPPIMRLLTTKKERLIKMPPARAVSKKELLIFPVAGVLLCCFLAPTALPLLGMLFLGNFIKECGVVNRLANTAQSAIIDTATIFLGFTVGCSTQADVFLTPKSLGIFFLGAVAFSIATASGLIFAKIMNLFLKQKINPLLGAAGVSAVPGSAREVHLMGLKEDPNNFLLMHGMACNSSGVIGSAICAGILWSFFV
- a CDS encoding formylglycine-generating enzyme family protein, which encodes METRWNIKETIGSGSLPETLLAPIDRAEMVRVPAGDFTKGITEAELDQIFLLDKQENPVFASEVPARRIYLTDFYIDRYPVTNFQYQNFIKATGHREPILLQHPIWGQPMRPVVFVGWDDARAYAKWAGKTLPTEEQWEKAGRGTDGRWWSWGQDFLPERCNSNEYGLGHTSEIGVFDQGISPYGCYDMCGNVWEMCEGRWLDEHLPMRGGCFLGTATFVRVTCRWTPEDPVNGAHWMGFRCIKDIPTHQ
- the jag gene encoding RNA-binding cell elongation regulator Jag/EloR, which codes for MSTKLEFKGKNLDKAVERASTELKLPKDELKYEVLSYGSSGIFGLTGARKAKIRVQLPEDTLASEAKDTSVADSSPEAVAYGATVDSAEMDSSNNGRTTDQSDNGQTLYAFPDDPAEMGRLVLRRIVDAITSDAKISVEKVDDRICFNVNGGNAGVLIGKRGQTLDAIQAIVHKVVNKHNQSRTRVLVDIEGYLETRKENLEKMALRLAEKSKKIGKPMTLGPMNAYDRRIVHLALQDFSAVQTRSRGEGPLRKLVIFPQKRNAARQ
- the yidC gene encoding membrane protein insertase YidC, whose protein sequence is MEQSRLLLAIVISLLIFLAWQFFFAPQPPQRPPAEKAKTPVATQEKPVQDKDQAQPYVAEKETTGLSAQSDTTSVAPAIARTITIQTPLYEAKISESGAVVYSLLLKNYRERVQRDAPLKQVLTNDQTQGVGQLGFLGQSVAGLDKAVFSTDLTADQLTVSQAARDLSFLWRSPKGVVIQKTYRFDPNSYVIGLNVSVKNGSASSIQDRLWVGINGKTPSDKRMYSFQGPSALINDELQQIKIKNIEDENTFDGRIKWIAIQSRYFMSGLIPEQIEEARLFLALKSDKFVAAQYQQPEKAIPPGNQYTYKYDLFIGPKRISYLKTVGNNLEKLIDFGWFDFIARPCLWLLNLFYSVIPNYGVAIIVLTVLVKALLWPLGQKSYKSMSEMKRLQPLMKEIREKYKDDKQRQNQELMGLYKTYKINPLGGCLPMIVQLPVFFALYRMLYQAIELRHAPFFLWINDLSAPDRLFNFNFSIPFMEPPYGIPVLTVIMGASMLLQQKMSPPMGDATQAKMMMFMPIIFTVIFINFSSGLVLYWLVNNILSIAQQYYTQKKYA
- a CDS encoding YkgJ family cysteine cluster protein; this translates as MDFDFTPYFDKYEALVSKGDEAFERVQQAYAECVKCEEKCADCCHALFDLTLIEALYINHKFNEKVKGGQKADLLEKANQADRRVHKLKRQAYKDLQNGKSEDKILAELALERVRCPLLNADDLCDLYDNRPLTCRFYGIPTAIGGQGHTCGKSEFKEGEQYPTVNLDVIHNQLQKLSAELIRDLKSRYVKLADMLVPLSMALLTVYDDEYMGIGEEKAAEPPPRKKRKRRTL